Proteins from a genomic interval of Caulobacter rhizosphaerae:
- the metE gene encoding 5-methyltetrahydropteroyltriglutamate--homocysteine S-methyltransferase — translation MTVTVATLGFPRIGPHRELKFALENHWAGKTNAQALLATAAALRAGAWARQAALGVVHVPSNDFSLYDHVLDTSVMVGAIPAIYGWTGGPIDTAGYFTMARGAQGGATEAACAHGHAHHQGSGLPALEMTKWFDTNYHYLAPEVSRDQAFALTSTKPIDEFLEARALGVHTRPVLLGPVTFLKLAKTRDEDFSPLSLLSVLVPVYAEILARLQQAGADWVQMDEPCLALDLTDFERGELRRAYGALTHAAPGLRLMLTSYFGAYGDNLATAVNLPVDGVHVDLARAPEELDAVLALAPESLVLSLGVIDGRNVWRADLPALLDRLDPIVSRRGGDRVILAPSCSLLHAPIDLDLETAIDPEVRQWLAFGVQKIEELVVLATALNRGRAAVASQLAASAEAAKARRASPRIHDAAVAARLAATTPDMARRRSPLGRRQAVQIARLNLPAFPTTTIGSFPQTEAVRQARSAHGKGQLSDVDYTAFLRAETARTVAWQAEIGLDVLVHGEFERNDMVQYFGEQLSGFAFTRHGWVQSYGSRCVRPPILFGDVSRPAPMTVDWWAYAQSLTDRPVKGMLTGPVTILNWSFVRDDLPRSVACRQIALAIRDEVADLEAAGAKVIQIDEAALREGLPLRRGDWAAYLDWAVDCFRLAASGVADHTQIHTHMCYSEFNDIIAAIGAMDADVISIETARSKMELLDAFEAYAYPAQIGPGVYDIHSPRVPAVGEITDLLKAAEARLSGGQLWVNPDCGLKTRQWPETQAALANMVEAARIVRRSVVPA, via the coding sequence ATGACCGTCACCGTCGCCACCCTGGGATTTCCCCGCATCGGGCCGCACCGCGAACTGAAGTTCGCGCTTGAGAACCATTGGGCGGGCAAGACCAACGCCCAGGCGCTGCTCGCCACGGCCGCCGCCCTGCGCGCCGGCGCCTGGGCCCGCCAGGCCGCCCTCGGCGTGGTCCATGTGCCCAGCAACGACTTCTCGCTCTACGATCATGTGCTGGACACCAGCGTCATGGTCGGGGCCATTCCGGCGATCTACGGTTGGACGGGCGGCCCGATCGACACCGCCGGCTACTTCACCATGGCGCGCGGCGCGCAAGGCGGCGCGACCGAGGCGGCCTGCGCCCACGGTCACGCGCATCACCAGGGTTCCGGCTTGCCGGCCCTGGAGATGACCAAGTGGTTCGACACCAACTACCATTACCTGGCCCCGGAGGTGTCGCGCGACCAGGCCTTCGCCCTGACCTCCACCAAGCCGATCGACGAGTTCCTGGAGGCCCGGGCGCTGGGCGTCCACACCCGCCCGGTGCTGCTGGGCCCGGTCACCTTCCTCAAGCTGGCCAAGACCAGGGACGAGGACTTCTCGCCGCTGTCGCTGCTGTCGGTCCTGGTCCCGGTCTATGCCGAGATCCTGGCCCGGCTCCAGCAGGCCGGCGCCGACTGGGTGCAGATGGACGAGCCCTGCCTGGCGCTGGATCTGACCGACTTCGAGCGCGGCGAGCTGCGCCGCGCCTATGGCGCCCTGACCCATGCCGCGCCCGGCCTGCGCCTGATGCTGACCAGCTATTTCGGCGCCTATGGCGACAACCTGGCCACGGCGGTGAACCTGCCGGTCGACGGCGTCCACGTCGATCTGGCGCGCGCGCCAGAAGAGCTCGACGCGGTCCTGGCCCTGGCGCCCGAAAGCCTGGTGCTGTCGCTGGGGGTGATCGACGGCCGCAACGTCTGGCGGGCCGACCTGCCGGCCCTGCTCGATCGCCTGGACCCGATCGTCTCGCGGCGCGGCGGCGACCGGGTGATCCTGGCGCCGTCCTGCTCGCTGCTGCACGCGCCGATCGACCTGGACCTGGAGACGGCGATCGATCCGGAGGTCCGCCAGTGGCTGGCGTTCGGCGTCCAGAAGATCGAGGAGCTGGTGGTGCTGGCCACGGCGCTGAACCGGGGCCGGGCCGCGGTGGCGTCCCAACTGGCCGCCAGCGCGGAGGCGGCAAAGGCGCGGCGCGCCTCGCCCAGGATCCACGACGCGGCGGTGGCCGCGCGCCTGGCCGCCACGACCCCGGACATGGCTAGGCGGCGCTCGCCGCTCGGCCGCCGGCAAGCGGTGCAGATCGCGCGCCTGAACCTGCCGGCCTTCCCCACCACCACCATCGGCTCGTTCCCCCAGACCGAGGCGGTGCGCCAGGCGCGCTCGGCCCACGGCAAGGGCCAGCTGAGCGACGTGGACTACACGGCGTTCCTGCGCGCCGAGACCGCCCGCACTGTCGCCTGGCAGGCCGAGATCGGGCTGGACGTGCTGGTCCACGGCGAGTTCGAGCGCAACGACATGGTGCAGTATTTCGGCGAGCAGCTGTCGGGCTTCGCCTTCACCCGCCACGGCTGGGTGCAGTCCTACGGCTCGCGCTGCGTGCGGCCGCCGATCCTGTTCGGCGACGTCTCGCGCCCGGCCCCGATGACCGTGGACTGGTGGGCCTACGCCCAGTCCCTGACCGACCGGCCGGTGAAGGGCATGCTGACCGGCCCGGTGACCATCCTGAACTGGTCGTTCGTGCGGGACGACCTCCCCCGGTCCGTGGCCTGCCGCCAGATCGCCCTGGCCATCCGCGACGAGGTGGCCGACCTGGAAGCGGCCGGGGCCAAGGTCATCCAGATCGACGAGGCGGCCCTGCGCGAAGGCCTGCCCCTGCGCCGGGGCGACTGGGCGGCCTATCTGGACTGGGCGGTCGACTGCTTCCGCCTGGCGGCGTCGGGGGTGGCCGACCACACCCAGATCCACACCCACATGTGCTATTCGGAGTTCAACGACATCATCGCCGCGATCGGGGCGATGGACGCCGACGTCATCTCCATCGAGACCGCCCGCTCGAAGATGGAACTGCTGGACGCTTTCGAGGCCTACGCCTATCCGGCGCAGATCGGTCCAGGCGTCTACGACATCCACTCGCCGCGCGTGCCCGCCGTCGGGGAGATCACCGACCTGCTGAAGGCCGCCGAGGCGCGGCTGTCGGGCGGCCAGCTGTGGGTCAATCCCGACTGCGGCCTGAAGACCCGCCAGTGGCCCGAGACGCAGGCCGCCCTGGCCAACATGGTCGAGGCGGCGCGGATCGTCCGCCGGTCCGTCGTTCCGGCCTGA
- a CDS encoding sensor histidine kinase: MRQPTDLGVAAQGARKPWRGYGDLRLEAAIFLLVAVSFAAVLGKSAITSQTLVLSSQSGRFATYGYSDAENGGRTIVSVDPRKPLSWSCDIRQDAAYPYCGYGLALDVGGQTDGLDLSRFQTIVLRFSYQGQGDRLRLVVKTSPNAAVQAKLKGEQMPLAMDIPVVQGRNEVRLPLNQLAPEEWWVASHGLSTAEAAPNLETVRSVAISTSGAKVGHLAILVDDLTFEGSYLSTEQFYLVILGLWLVLSAGFLVWRFLHMRGDYEARRRRQAEEAGRLAEAHAAAQAASSAKSRFLGNMSHELRTPLNAIIGYAYWLERTALDAKQRAAVKTVQASGEHLLAVISDILDVAKIEAGKFELLAAPFDLHDCVAGVGEMFRLPARDKGLDFAASLDPDVPQRVEADEKRVRQILINLLGNAIKFTASGRVDLRVSLVEAMGETARLRFAVDDTGVGIAPDQLDGVFRPFEQAGDAADRNEGTGLGLSISRQIVTLMQGEIGVESTLGKGSRFTVEITVPVPKAEVEATGPATPRLRRLRSA; this comes from the coding sequence TTGCGGCAACCAACGGATCTCGGCGTCGCCGCCCAAGGCGCTCGCAAGCCGTGGCGGGGTTACGGTGATCTGCGCCTGGAAGCCGCGATCTTCCTGCTGGTGGCCGTGTCGTTCGCCGCTGTGCTGGGCAAGAGCGCCATCACCAGCCAGACCCTGGTCCTGTCCTCACAGTCGGGCCGGTTCGCGACCTACGGCTATTCCGACGCCGAAAACGGCGGGCGCACCATCGTCTCCGTCGATCCGCGCAAGCCCCTGTCCTGGTCGTGCGACATCCGCCAGGACGCGGCCTATCCCTATTGCGGCTACGGTCTGGCGCTGGACGTCGGGGGCCAGACCGACGGCCTGGACCTCTCGCGCTTCCAGACCATCGTCCTGCGCTTTTCCTACCAGGGGCAGGGCGACCGCCTGAGGCTGGTCGTGAAGACCTCGCCGAATGCGGCCGTACAGGCAAAACTGAAGGGCGAGCAGATGCCCTTGGCGATGGACATCCCTGTCGTCCAGGGCCGTAACGAAGTGCGCCTGCCGCTGAACCAGCTGGCGCCGGAGGAATGGTGGGTGGCCAGCCACGGCCTTTCGACCGCCGAGGCCGCGCCGAACCTCGAGACGGTCCGTTCCGTGGCCATCTCCACCAGCGGCGCCAAGGTCGGCCATCTGGCGATCTTGGTCGACGACCTGACCTTCGAAGGATCGTACCTTTCGACCGAGCAGTTCTACCTTGTCATCCTCGGGCTCTGGCTGGTGCTGTCGGCGGGCTTCCTGGTCTGGCGCTTCCTGCACATGCGCGGCGACTACGAGGCCCGGAGGCGTCGCCAGGCGGAGGAGGCTGGCCGGCTGGCCGAGGCTCACGCCGCCGCCCAGGCCGCCAGCAGCGCCAAGTCGCGATTCCTCGGCAATATGAGCCACGAGCTGCGCACGCCGCTCAACGCCATCATCGGCTACGCCTACTGGCTGGAGCGCACCGCGCTGGACGCCAAGCAGCGCGCGGCGGTCAAGACGGTGCAGGCCAGCGGCGAGCACCTGCTGGCCGTGATCAGCGACATCCTGGACGTGGCCAAGATCGAGGCCGGCAAGTTCGAGCTGCTGGCCGCGCCCTTCGACCTGCATGATTGCGTTGCGGGCGTGGGCGAGATGTTCCGGTTGCCGGCGCGTGACAAAGGCCTGGACTTCGCCGCCAGCCTGGATCCTGACGTGCCGCAGCGGGTCGAGGCGGATGAAAAGCGGGTTCGGCAGATCCTGATCAACCTGCTGGGCAATGCGATCAAGTTCACCGCCAGCGGCCGGGTCGACCTGCGGGTCAGTCTCGTCGAAGCCATGGGGGAAACCGCGCGCCTGCGTTTCGCCGTCGACGACACCGGTGTCGGGATCGCGCCGGACCAGCTGGACGGCGTCTTCCGTCCGTTCGAGCAGGCGGGCGACGCGGCGGACCGAAACGAGGGCACGGGCCTGGGGCTGAGCATCAGCCGGCAGATCGTCACCTTGATGCAGGGCGAAATCGGGGTCGAGAGCACCTTAGGCAAGGGCAGCCGTTTCACGGTCGAGATCACGGTCCCGGTTCCCAAGGCCGAGGTCGAGGCGACCGGGCCGGCGACGCCGCGGCTCCGGCGCTTGAGGTCGGCTTAG
- a CDS encoding cell wall hydrolase — MNIKSQTCADARALIGAVLVGSATGLALGGVYLAGGMAQAASQHARVSRLADGAEGNFSDAALYQAASRMDAGALAIARRHDPYTVAGGAQRDRQSALLVERLEQRQQSDSQRQPLLLRASFGGPFNPAVAPFRLTNALESSRELECLSEAVYYEARGETPSGQAAVAQVVLNRVRHPSFPKSICGVVFQGASTRGCQFSFACNGSMRAPRERGAWNRAQKVAARALSGAVMTEVGAATHFHTTGVAPGWGPRLLRVAQVGMHVFYRFGGRSGAPDAFSRTPRPSSADDLPTITLVNLTPPPSADGKSAPIQLASAVVVSSDKPATVAGGMGGPLGPVSEPASAPAMHPTKTSSPSGDAVKAAAGPAASGAAS, encoded by the coding sequence TTGAATATCAAGTCGCAGACGTGCGCAGACGCGCGCGCGCTGATCGGCGCCGTATTGGTTGGGTCGGCCACGGGTCTGGCCCTCGGCGGCGTTTACCTTGCGGGGGGCATGGCCCAGGCCGCTAGTCAGCACGCACGCGTATCTCGCCTGGCCGACGGCGCCGAGGGGAACTTCTCCGATGCGGCGCTGTATCAGGCCGCGTCGCGGATGGACGCCGGCGCGCTGGCTATCGCCCGTCGTCACGATCCCTACACCGTCGCCGGCGGCGCCCAGCGGGACCGACAGTCGGCCCTGCTGGTCGAGCGCCTCGAACAGCGCCAGCAATCCGACAGCCAGCGCCAGCCGCTGTTGCTGCGGGCCAGCTTCGGAGGCCCGTTCAATCCGGCCGTCGCCCCGTTTCGCCTGACAAACGCTCTGGAAAGCTCGCGTGAACTCGAGTGCCTTTCCGAGGCGGTCTACTACGAGGCCCGCGGCGAGACCCCGAGCGGCCAGGCGGCCGTGGCTCAAGTGGTTCTAAACCGCGTACGCCACCCTTCGTTCCCGAAATCGATCTGCGGCGTGGTGTTCCAGGGCGCCTCGACGCGCGGTTGCCAGTTCAGCTTCGCCTGCAACGGTTCGATGCGCGCGCCGCGTGAACGCGGGGCCTGGAACCGGGCTCAGAAGGTCGCCGCTCGCGCGCTGTCCGGCGCGGTGATGACCGAGGTCGGGGCCGCCACCCACTTCCACACCACCGGCGTCGCGCCGGGCTGGGGACCGCGCCTGCTGCGCGTCGCCCAGGTGGGCATGCACGTGTTCTATCGCTTCGGCGGCCGCTCCGGCGCGCCCGACGCCTTCAGCCGCACGCCGCGCCCGTCGTCGGCCGACGATCTGCCGACCATCACCCTGGTCAACCTGACGCCGCCGCCGTCCGCCGACGGCAAGTCGGCCCCGATCCAGCTGGCCAGCGCCGTGGTGGTCTCGTCCGACAAGCCCGCCACCGTCGCCGGCGGCATGGGCGGTCCGCTGGGCCCGGTCTCCGAGCCGGCCTCCGCGCCCGCTATGCACCCGACCAAGACCTCGTCCCCGTCGGGCGACGCGGTCAAGGCTGCTGCAGGACCGGCCGCGAGCGGAGCTGCTTCCTGA
- a CDS encoding SDR family oxidoreductase — protein MTTANGRKAVFITGAASGIGLASAKRFAAEGWFVGLSDIDTTGLKAALAAVGPGNGATFALDVRDRAAWTAVLADFSELTEGRLDVLLNNAGVARFGPFDSHQDVDIDLQLDINLKGVISGARAALPWLRATSGSRLINISSCAGLYGSPGLAVYSATKFAVRGLSEALDIEWKPHGVSVACVMPWFVETPILNTGAPGSNQNMADALRGGGLPVYPVEDAAEVIWRAVHGKDLHYFVGKRARQMRFASNHMPSVVRKQLRSRPVLQQP, from the coding sequence ATGACCACCGCTAATGGCCGCAAGGCCGTCTTCATCACCGGCGCCGCCAGCGGCATCGGCCTGGCCAGCGCCAAGCGCTTCGCCGCCGAGGGCTGGTTCGTCGGCCTCTCCGACATCGACACGACAGGCCTGAAGGCCGCCCTGGCCGCGGTCGGTCCCGGCAACGGCGCGACCTTCGCCCTGGACGTCCGTGACCGCGCCGCCTGGACGGCCGTCTTGGCCGACTTCTCCGAGCTGACCGAGGGCCGCCTGGACGTATTGCTCAACAACGCCGGCGTGGCCCGGTTCGGGCCGTTCGACAGCCATCAGGACGTCGACATCGACCTGCAGCTGGACATCAATCTCAAGGGCGTGATCAGCGGCGCCCGGGCCGCCCTGCCCTGGTTGAGGGCGACGTCCGGCTCGCGGCTGATCAACATCTCGTCCTGCGCGGGCCTCTACGGCTCGCCTGGCCTGGCGGTCTATTCGGCCACCAAGTTCGCGGTGCGGGGACTCTCGGAGGCCCTGGACATCGAGTGGAAGCCGCACGGCGTCAGTGTCGCCTGCGTGATGCCATGGTTCGTCGAGACGCCGATCCTCAACACCGGCGCGCCCGGCAGCAACCAGAACATGGCCGACGCCCTGCGCGGCGGCGGCCTCCCGGTCTATCCCGTGGAGGACGCCGCCGAGGTGATCTGGCGGGCCGTCCACGGGAAAGATCTGCACTATTTCGTCGGCAAGCGGGCCCGGCAAATGCGCTTCGCCAGCAACCACATGCCGAGCGTGGTCAGGAAGCAGCTCCGCTCGCGGCCGGTCCTGCAGCAGCCTTGA
- a CDS encoding YegP family protein has translation MAHKFQIKKNKAGEFVAYFVYNSETIFWTEGYASKASAKNAIDSIIKNGPGAEVDDQTD, from the coding sequence ATGGCCCACAAGTTCCAGATCAAGAAGAACAAGGCGGGCGAGTTCGTCGCCTATTTCGTCTACAACAGCGAGACCATCTTCTGGACCGAGGGCTACGCCTCGAAGGCCTCGGCCAAGAACGCGATCGACTCGATCATCAAGAACGGCCCTGGCGCCGAGGTCGACGACCAGACCGACTGA
- a CDS encoding DUF1003 domain-containing protein — protein MTPDQRLDQLSRDLLATPYSGLTAVQRSVIDLIAAEAPTGLNKALLVDDRSFWDRLADRVAAIGGSWAFIGGFCACLALWIALNVGLKPFHLSFDPYPFIFLNLILSTVAAIQAPVIMMSQNRQATKDRLNAEHDYVVNLRAELEIMRLHDKLDALRETEMVEILRCNTETLEILKAQVAKMAEERG, from the coding sequence ATGACCCCTGACCAACGCCTCGACCAGCTGTCGCGCGACCTGCTGGCCACGCCCTATAGCGGCCTGACGGCGGTGCAGAGGAGCGTCATCGACCTGATCGCCGCCGAGGCTCCGACCGGGCTCAACAAGGCGCTGCTGGTGGATGACCGAAGCTTCTGGGACCGGCTGGCCGACCGGGTCGCGGCGATCGGCGGCTCCTGGGCGTTCATCGGCGGGTTCTGCGCCTGCCTGGCGCTGTGGATCGCGCTGAACGTCGGGCTCAAGCCCTTCCACCTGTCGTTCGACCCCTATCCGTTCATCTTCCTGAACCTGATCCTGTCGACCGTGGCCGCCATCCAGGCGCCGGTGATCATGATGAGCCAGAACCGCCAGGCCACGAAGGACCGACTGAACGCCGAGCACGACTATGTCGTCAACTTGCGCGCCGAACTGGAGATCATGCGCCTGCACGACAAGCTGGACGCCCTGCGCGAGACCGAGATGGTCGAGATCCTGCGCTGCAACACCGAGACGCTGGAGATCCTCAAGGCCCAGGTGGCCAAGATGGCGGAAGAACGGGGCTGA
- a CDS encoding outer membrane protein, translating into MRLFITTAVAALAVAGAAAAQTAGSPPASAAPASGQYIAVSGGLIGKTDYDYGFANGWSVDGDVKSGAQGAIAWGSSIGANWRGEIALGYRSQKVDSALISNVGVFAASGGKVKALSIDLNGYYDFPVSGPVKPYLGAGVGVAQVKIDDGLLDDKGDALTLQAMAGASVAVSPRISLFAEGRYQYTGSIKVKTTSPAGERHEKLNMTAPGAVVGARFAF; encoded by the coding sequence ATGCGTCTGTTCATCACCACCGCCGTGGCCGCCCTGGCCGTGGCCGGCGCCGCCGCGGCCCAGACCGCCGGCTCGCCGCCCGCCTCGGCCGCGCCCGCCAGCGGCCAGTACATCGCCGTCTCGGGCGGCCTGATCGGCAAGACCGACTACGACTACGGCTTCGCCAACGGCTGGTCGGTGGACGGCGATGTCAAGTCCGGCGCCCAGGGCGCCATCGCCTGGGGTTCGTCGATCGGCGCCAACTGGCGCGGCGAGATCGCCCTGGGCTATCGCAGCCAGAAGGTCGACTCCGCCCTGATTTCCAATGTCGGCGTGTTCGCGGCCAGCGGCGGCAAGGTCAAGGCGCTGAGCATCGACCTGAACGGCTATTACGACTTCCCCGTCTCGGGCCCGGTGAAGCCCTATCTGGGCGCCGGCGTCGGCGTGGCCCAGGTGAAGATCGACGACGGCCTGCTCGACGACAAGGGCGACGCCCTGACCCTGCAGGCCATGGCCGGCGCCAGCGTCGCGGTCTCGCCGCGCATCTCGCTGTTCGCCGAAGGCCGCTATCAGTACACCGGCTCGATCAAGGTCAAGACCACCAGCCCGGCCGGCGAGCGGCACGAGAAGCTGAACATGACGGCGCCCGGCGCCGTGGTCGGCGCGCGCTTCGCGTTCTAG
- a CDS encoding GlxA family transcriptional regulator gives MTRDIGFLIFPDFQLLDAAGPIAAFEIAERFAPGAYRLHVLAREPGRVASSSGAAMYAGALEDAPPLDTLIVSGGEGTRSPAICEATLAFARATFRTARRTASVCSGAYVLAAAGLLDGRRATTHWRRSKDFQRRYPAVRLEPDKIFVQDGSLWSSAGITAGIDMALAMIGADLGETIARGVAQQLVVYHRRPGGQSQFSALLEMQGGRFDDLLAWARENLALPLTVDQMAERAAMSPRNFARLFATETGTTPAKAVERLRVEAARALLDSQPLQVEDVALETGFGDPERMRRAFLRAFGQPPQALRRAARGAQPDVAAAP, from the coding sequence ATGACTCGCGACATCGGCTTTCTGATCTTCCCGGACTTCCAGTTGCTGGACGCGGCGGGACCGATCGCGGCGTTCGAGATCGCCGAACGGTTCGCGCCCGGCGCCTATCGCCTGCATGTCCTGGCCCGTGAGCCAGGAAGGGTGGCCAGTTCGTCTGGAGCGGCGATGTATGCCGGGGCCTTGGAAGACGCGCCGCCGCTGGACACTCTGATCGTCTCGGGCGGCGAGGGAACGCGGTCGCCGGCGATCTGCGAGGCGACCCTGGCCTTCGCCCGCGCCACCTTCCGCACCGCCCGTCGCACGGCCAGTGTCTGCTCCGGAGCCTATGTCCTGGCCGCCGCGGGCCTGCTGGATGGTCGCCGGGCGACAACCCACTGGCGGCGTTCCAAAGACTTCCAGCGCCGCTATCCGGCCGTGCGGCTGGAGCCCGACAAGATCTTCGTCCAGGATGGGTCGCTATGGAGCTCGGCGGGCATCACCGCCGGCATCGACATGGCCCTGGCGATGATCGGCGCGGATCTGGGCGAGACGATCGCCCGGGGCGTCGCCCAGCAGTTGGTGGTCTATCACCGGCGGCCGGGCGGCCAGTCCCAGTTCTCGGCCCTGCTGGAAATGCAAGGCGGGCGGTTCGACGACCTGCTGGCCTGGGCGCGCGAGAACCTGGCCCTGCCGCTGACCGTCGACCAGATGGCCGAGCGGGCGGCGATGAGTCCGCGCAACTTCGCCCGGCTGTTCGCCACGGAGACGGGGACCACCCCGGCCAAGGCGGTCGAGCGCCTGCGCGTCGAGGCCGCACGCGCCCTGCTCGACAGCCAGCCCCTGCAGGTCGAGGACGTGGCCCTGGAGACCGGCTTCGGCGACCCGGAACGCATGCGTCGCGCCTTCCTGCGGGCCTTCGGCCAGCCGCCGCAGGCGCTGCGGCGCGCGGCCCGCGGCGCGCAACCGGATGTTGCAGCGGCGCCATAG
- a CDS encoding DJ-1/PfpI family protein, producing MPKPPPFHIVFALFPDVTHLDFTGPHQILSRLPGARVVIASQAGGEIEAEGLVFSRVARLADIEHCDLLCVPGGFGVTQAVADEAYLKALRRLAAGARYVTSVCTGSLLLGAAGLLQGRKAACHWAWRDQLALFGATPDPARVVRDGNVFTGGGVTAGIDFALTVVAEIAGAETAQAVQLAVEYAPDPPFHAGRPETAPPAVLERVQAIYDRGMDERWAAARRAGEALRVQ from the coding sequence ATGCCGAAACCGCCGCCGTTCCACATCGTGTTCGCCCTGTTTCCCGATGTCACCCACCTGGACTTCACCGGCCCGCACCAGATCCTCAGCCGCCTGCCCGGCGCCCGGGTGGTGATCGCCAGCCAGGCGGGCGGCGAGATCGAGGCCGAAGGCCTGGTGTTTTCCCGCGTGGCGCGGCTGGCCGATATCGAGCATTGCGACCTGCTGTGCGTGCCGGGCGGCTTCGGCGTCACCCAGGCGGTGGCCGACGAGGCCTATCTGAAGGCGTTGCGGCGGTTGGCGGCCGGCGCGCGCTACGTCACCTCGGTCTGCACCGGCTCGCTGCTGCTGGGCGCGGCCGGGCTGCTGCAGGGGAGAAAGGCGGCCTGCCACTGGGCCTGGCGCGACCAACTGGCCCTGTTCGGCGCGACGCCGGATCCGGCCCGGGTGGTGCGCGACGGCAATGTCTTCACGGGCGGCGGGGTGACGGCCGGCATAGACTTCGCCCTGACCGTCGTGGCCGAGATCGCCGGTGCGGAGACCGCCCAGGCCGTCCAGCTGGCGGTGGAATACGCCCCTGATCCGCCGTTCCACGCCGGCCGCCCCGAGACCGCCCCGCCGGCCGTGCTGGAGCGCGTCCAGGCGATCTATGACCGCGGCATGGACGAGCGGTGGGCGGCGGCGCGCAGGGCGGGGGAGGCGTTGCGGGTTCAATAG
- a CDS encoding DUF2147 domain-containing protein — protein sequence MRRIKSFLVGLTAAASLAAGLAAVSPASAQDAPFTYGVWRNPKNSVHVEIKPCGGGRACGVVVWANDDAKADARKGGTPELVGLQLLRDFQLQKNGSWKGKVFVPDLNMNFNGTADFPDATTMKAKGCLIGGFLCKSQTWRRVDVAARGTPSS from the coding sequence ATGCGTCGGATCAAGTCGTTTCTCGTCGGACTGACCGCGGCCGCCAGTCTGGCGGCTGGTTTGGCGGCCGTTTCGCCGGCCTCGGCCCAGGACGCGCCGTTCACCTACGGCGTCTGGCGCAATCCCAAGAACAGCGTCCATGTCGAGATCAAGCCCTGCGGCGGCGGTCGCGCCTGCGGCGTCGTGGTCTGGGCCAACGACGACGCCAAGGCCGACGCCCGGAAGGGCGGGACGCCCGAGCTGGTCGGCTTGCAGCTGCTGCGCGATTTCCAGCTGCAGAAGAACGGCAGCTGGAAGGGCAAGGTGTTCGTCCCCGACCTCAACATGAACTTCAACGGCACCGCCGACTTTCCCGACGCCACCACCATGAAGGCCAAGGGCTGCCTGATTGGCGGCTTCCTGTGCAAGTCGCAGACCTGGCGGCGGGTGGACGTGGCGGCGCGCGGGACGCCGTCGAGCTAG
- a CDS encoding glutathione S-transferase, producing the protein MTYQLHYWPTIQGRGEFVRLALEEAGAAYADVARGDGEDGGEQALMEDMAGHDRPPFAPPYLVDGDLVIGQTANILLHLGLRHGLAPRGEGGRLWVNQLQLTIADLVAEAHDVHHPVGLGLYYEDQKAEAARRAEEFRTQRMRKFLGWFETVLERAPPKAEGGGGWLTGQALTYADLSLFQAVEGLRYAFPNAMKRLEPKLPRVIAVRDAVAERPNVAAYLASERRIPFSTEGIFRRYPELDP; encoded by the coding sequence ATGACCTACCAACTGCATTACTGGCCCACCATCCAGGGACGCGGCGAGTTCGTGCGGCTGGCGCTGGAGGAGGCCGGCGCGGCCTATGCCGACGTGGCGCGCGGCGACGGCGAAGACGGCGGCGAGCAGGCCCTGATGGAGGACATGGCCGGCCACGACCGTCCGCCCTTCGCCCCGCCCTATCTGGTCGACGGCGACCTGGTGATCGGCCAGACGGCCAATATCCTGCTGCATCTGGGCCTGCGCCACGGACTCGCGCCGCGCGGCGAAGGCGGGCGGCTGTGGGTCAACCAGCTGCAACTGACGATCGCCGACCTGGTGGCCGAGGCCCACGACGTCCACCACCCGGTGGGCCTGGGCCTCTATTACGAGGACCAGAAGGCCGAGGCCGCCCGGCGGGCCGAGGAGTTCCGCACCCAACGGATGAGGAAGTTCCTCGGCTGGTTCGAGACGGTGCTCGAGCGGGCGCCGCCAAAAGCCGAGGGTGGAGGCGGCTGGCTGACCGGCCAGGCTCTCACCTACGCCGACCTGTCGCTGTTCCAGGCGGTGGAGGGCCTGCGCTACGCCTTTCCGAACGCCATGAAGCGGCTGGAGCCGAAGCTGCCGCGGGTGATCGCCGTCCGCGACGCGGTGGCGGAACGGCCGAATGTCGCGGCCTACCTGGCGTCGGAGCGGCGGATCCCCTTCAGCACCGAGGGGATCTTCCGGCGCTATCCGGAGCTGGACCCGTAG